The proteins below are encoded in one region of Pseudomonas ekonensis:
- the pseC gene encoding UDP-4-amino-4,6-dideoxy-N-acetyl-beta-L-altrosamine transaminase, producing the protein MIPYGRQSVDQADIDAVVEVLRSDWLTQGPTIERFEQAVAERCQADFAVAVSNATAALHIACVAAGLGPGDRLWTTPNTFLASANCGRYCGAEVDFVDIDPLTWNLDAEVLAAKLDDAERTGTLPKVLVAVAFSGQSCDMRRIAGLAERYGFTVIEDASHAVGASYAGRPVGCGEFAAMTVFSFHPVKIITSAEGGMVLTNCRELAERLQRLRSHGMTRDPQQMTEPSHGPWYYQQVELGFNYRITDLQAALGLSQLARLDAFVARRRELAARYDRLLAYLPLTLPSAQAEAESAWHLYVVRLQTERIGRSHREVFEGLRAAGIGANLHYIPVHLQPYYRELGFAEGDFPEAERYYTEAISLPMFPLLTEAQQDHVVEQLRRLTE; encoded by the coding sequence ATGATCCCGTACGGCCGGCAGAGCGTCGACCAGGCAGACATCGATGCGGTGGTGGAGGTGCTGCGCTCGGACTGGCTGACCCAAGGGCCGACCATCGAGCGCTTCGAGCAGGCCGTGGCCGAGCGTTGCCAGGCCGATTTCGCCGTGGCGGTGAGCAACGCCACGGCGGCGCTGCACATCGCCTGCGTGGCGGCGGGGCTGGGGCCGGGCGACCGTCTGTGGACGACGCCGAACACCTTTCTGGCGTCGGCCAACTGCGGGCGCTACTGCGGCGCCGAGGTCGATTTCGTCGACATCGATCCGCTGACCTGGAACCTCGACGCCGAAGTGCTGGCCGCCAAGCTGGATGACGCCGAACGCACAGGCACGCTGCCCAAGGTGCTGGTGGCGGTGGCGTTCTCCGGGCAGAGCTGCGACATGCGGCGCATCGCCGGGCTGGCCGAGCGCTACGGCTTCACCGTGATCGAAGACGCCTCTCACGCGGTGGGGGCGAGCTACGCCGGGCGGCCGGTCGGCTGCGGCGAGTTCGCCGCCATGACCGTGTTCAGCTTCCACCCGGTGAAGATCATCACCAGCGCCGAGGGCGGCATGGTGCTGACCAACTGCCGGGAACTGGCCGAGCGCCTGCAACGCCTGCGCAGCCACGGCATGACCCGCGATCCGCAGCAGATGACCGAACCCAGCCACGGCCCCTGGTACTACCAGCAGGTGGAGCTGGGCTTCAACTACCGCATCACCGATCTGCAGGCTGCCCTGGGGCTCTCGCAACTGGCCAGGCTCGACGCCTTCGTCGCCCGCCGCCGTGAGCTGGCGGCGCGTTACGACCGTCTGCTGGCGTACCTGCCGCTGACGTTGCCCAGCGCCCAGGCCGAGGCCGAATCCGCCTGGCACCTGTACGTGGTGCGCCTGCAGACCGAGCGCATCGGCCGCAGCCACCGCGAAGTGTTCGAAGGCTTGCGGGCGGCCGGGATCGGCGCGAACCTGCATTACATTCCGGTGCACCTGCAGCCGTACTACCGTGAGCTCGGATTCGCCGAAGGGGATTTCCCCGAGGCCGAGCGCTATTACACCGAGGCCATCAGCTTGCCGATGTTCCCGTTGCTGACCGAAGCGCAGCAGGATCATGTGGTCGAGCAGTTGCGCCGCCTGACCGAATGA
- the pseB gene encoding UDP-N-acetylglucosamine 4,6-dehydratase (inverting) translates to MFNGKSIFISGGTGSFGRQFIRRLLEQYQPKRVVVFSRDELKQYEMQQTFNAPCMRYFLGDVRDADRLRQAMRGIDYVVHAAALKQVPAAEYNPTECIRTNVNGAENIIAAAIDNGVKKVVALSTDKAASPINLYGATKLLSDKLFVAANNIAGEQQTRFAVVRYGNVAGSRGSVVPFFSKLIAEGARELPITDERMTRFWITLDHGVQFVLDSFARMHGGEVFVPKIPSIRIVDLALGMAEHLPHKHVGIRPGEKLHELMVPLDDARMTLEFDDHYTIQPSIRFTSVDVDFSVDKLGERGRPVGEDFEYRSDTNPHFLSVAQIADLHAKLSA, encoded by the coding sequence ATGTTCAACGGTAAATCGATCTTCATCTCCGGCGGCACCGGCTCGTTCGGTCGCCAGTTCATCCGCCGCCTGCTGGAGCAGTACCAGCCCAAGCGGGTGGTGGTGTTCTCCCGGGATGAACTCAAGCAGTACGAAATGCAGCAGACGTTCAACGCGCCGTGCATGCGCTACTTCCTGGGCGACGTGCGCGACGCCGACCGCCTGCGCCAGGCCATGCGCGGCATCGACTACGTGGTGCACGCCGCGGCGCTCAAGCAGGTGCCGGCGGCGGAGTACAACCCCACCGAATGCATCCGCACCAACGTCAACGGCGCGGAGAACATCATCGCCGCGGCCATCGACAACGGCGTGAAGAAAGTCGTGGCGCTGTCCACCGACAAGGCCGCCAGCCCGATCAACCTGTACGGCGCGACCAAGCTGCTGTCGGACAAGCTGTTTGTCGCCGCCAACAACATCGCCGGTGAACAGCAGACCCGCTTCGCCGTGGTGCGCTACGGCAACGTGGCCGGCTCGCGGGGCTCGGTGGTGCCGTTCTTCAGCAAGCTGATCGCCGAAGGCGCCCGGGAGCTGCCGATCACCGACGAGCGCATGACCCGCTTCTGGATCACCCTCGACCACGGTGTGCAGTTCGTCCTCGACAGCTTCGCGCGGATGCACGGCGGCGAAGTGTTCGTGCCGAAGATCCCGTCGATCCGCATCGTCGACCTGGCGCTGGGCATGGCCGAACACCTGCCGCACAAGCACGTCGGCATCCGTCCGGGGGAAAAGCTGCATGAGCTGATGGTACCGCTGGACGATGCGCGGATGACCCTGGAGTTCGACGACCACTACACGATCCAGCCGTCGATCCGTTTCACCAGCGTCGACGTGGATTTCTCCGTGGACAAGCTCGGCGAGCGTGGCCGGCCGGTGGGTGAGGACTTCGAGTACCGTTCCGACACCAACCCGCACTTCCTGTCGGTGGCTCAGATCGCCGACCTGCACGCGAAGCTCTCGGCATGA
- a CDS encoding glycosyltransferase family 2 protein, with protein MQGKYGSEQAPVLNELLTVVLFTHNRPAFLRRAVKYYSALPCRIMVLDSSPELPEGDFSAIDYHHVPQFAYWGMQAKLAYGVERVTTPYTVLAADDDFILHDSLAESVGFLQDHPDYGMCHGYCLMYLTLAGDVSYYRRDKKVCEDYASERAQDRVIDYMSQYIPPFYAVTRTDLMKSWHAAMPAGTSFQWQEIGHVYYMLACAKARILPIPYVVREINYGNSEHSTEVYHSLTYMDAKSVAEREAFAEFLASLPTGIQGLDAEQGKAFALESFEAMVDSLQSGRALTAELIFQSTWHQALKRPDRRFGPLQYVEMPFYNQAFFDRLEQIEFMLHTMPAGRVQLNGLEGVWTRQAHLLQARNNDTAESVLDRLWQAHDLNAFNREVLKRLLAQLEQAGEDEEAQKTRDWLARLEAVTLEDHRQTFGKMQSGKLLKWLAARQPDARQREAIAGHLAVNGGGPQFGVFLLDLDNDIDKVQVTLDSLLEGQCKAFRIVVFTTGEPPAATTAQNTLHFVRVTPGNLVEKLNQSARQSPCDWVLLAEAGDEFTAGGLLRASLELMAADGCSAVSTDEIQRQDSGALADVFRPGFNLDLLLSLPGMMARHWLIRRESLVAVGGYRADFSKALEFDLLLRILEQDGLNSLAHLDEPLLIARAPKLEENPHERLALLRHLGSRGYKAKVTSSTPGIYQIDYHHTERPLVSVIVPAGNDLPALQRCLEGVLLRTRYHHYEILVAATAQQSAEVNDWLGAYRHPKVQVLRAEQPLNGPALINAASRQAQGEYLVLLAADAEVVNPNWLDSLLNHALRPEVGVVGPKLVDRDGKVSQAGLILGLNGGVGSAFIGEKHDADGYLYRLSVEHGYSAVSGVCLMVRKALFDGLDGLDDATFADGFSDVDLCLKAGQAGYLTVWTPSVQVLHPGQLPQAPQALEALREKWSAAFAADQAYNANLSLTGKGYTLNESASPDWAQLLA; from the coding sequence ATGCAAGGCAAGTACGGTTCGGAACAGGCGCCGGTGCTCAATGAGCTGTTGACCGTGGTGCTGTTTACCCATAATCGTCCGGCGTTCCTGCGCCGGGCGGTGAAGTATTACAGCGCCTTGCCTTGCAGGATCATGGTGCTGGACTCCAGTCCGGAACTGCCCGAAGGCGACTTTTCCGCCATCGACTATCACCACGTGCCGCAGTTCGCCTATTGGGGCATGCAGGCCAAGCTGGCCTATGGCGTGGAGCGCGTGACCACGCCGTACACCGTGCTGGCGGCGGACGACGACTTCATCCTGCACGATTCGCTGGCCGAGTCCGTGGGTTTCCTGCAAGACCATCCCGACTACGGCATGTGCCACGGCTACTGCCTGATGTACCTGACCCTGGCCGGCGACGTGAGCTACTACCGCCGCGACAAGAAGGTCTGCGAAGACTATGCGTCCGAGCGGGCCCAGGACCGCGTCATCGATTACATGAGCCAGTACATCCCGCCGTTCTACGCGGTGACCCGTACCGACCTGATGAAGTCCTGGCACGCGGCGATGCCGGCGGGCACCAGCTTCCAGTGGCAGGAGATCGGCCATGTGTACTACATGCTGGCCTGCGCCAAGGCGCGGATCCTGCCGATCCCTTACGTGGTGCGCGAAATCAACTACGGCAACTCCGAGCACAGCACCGAGGTGTACCACTCGCTGACGTACATGGACGCCAAGTCGGTGGCCGAGCGCGAGGCGTTCGCCGAGTTCCTGGCGTCGTTGCCCACCGGCATCCAGGGACTGGACGCCGAGCAAGGCAAGGCCTTTGCCCTGGAGAGTTTCGAGGCGATGGTCGACAGCCTGCAATCGGGGCGCGCCCTGACCGCCGAGCTGATTTTCCAGTCCACCTGGCACCAGGCGCTCAAGCGTCCGGACCGTCGGTTCGGACCGCTGCAGTACGTGGAAATGCCGTTCTACAACCAGGCCTTCTTCGATCGCCTGGAGCAGATCGAATTCATGCTCCACACCATGCCGGCCGGCCGCGTGCAGTTGAACGGCCTGGAGGGCGTGTGGACCCGTCAGGCTCACTTGCTGCAGGCACGCAACAACGACACCGCCGAGAGCGTGCTGGACCGCTTGTGGCAGGCCCACGACCTCAACGCCTTCAACCGCGAAGTGCTCAAGCGCCTGCTGGCGCAGCTGGAGCAGGCGGGCGAAGACGAAGAGGCGCAGAAGACGCGCGACTGGCTCGCGCGTCTGGAGGCCGTGACCCTTGAGGATCACCGTCAGACGTTCGGGAAGATGCAGTCCGGCAAGTTGCTCAAGTGGCTGGCTGCGCGTCAGCCGGATGCCCGGCAACGCGAAGCGATTGCCGGGCACCTGGCGGTCAACGGCGGCGGCCCGCAGTTCGGCGTTTTCCTGCTGGACCTGGACAACGACATCGACAAGGTGCAAGTCACCCTCGACAGCCTGCTCGAAGGCCAGTGCAAGGCGTTCCGGATCGTCGTGTTCACCACCGGTGAGCCGCCGGCCGCCACCACGGCGCAGAACACCCTGCACTTTGTCCGCGTCACGCCGGGCAACCTGGTCGAGAAGCTCAACCAGAGCGCCCGCCAGTCGCCGTGCGACTGGGTGCTGCTGGCCGAAGCGGGCGACGAGTTCACCGCCGGCGGCCTGCTGCGCGCCAGCCTGGAACTGATGGCCGCCGACGGTTGCAGCGCGGTGTCCACCGACGAGATTCAGCGTCAGGACAGCGGCGCGCTGGCGGATGTGTTCCGTCCGGGCTTCAACCTGGACTTGCTGCTGAGCCTGCCGGGCATGATGGCGCGCCACTGGCTGATCCGCCGCGAGTCGCTGGTCGCGGTCGGCGGCTATCGGGCGGACTTCAGCAAGGCGCTGGAATTCGACCTGCTGCTGCGCATCCTCGAACAGGACGGCCTCAACAGCCTGGCCCACCTCGACGAGCCGCTGCTGATCGCCCGTGCGCCGAAGCTGGAGGAAAACCCTCACGAGCGCCTGGCCCTGCTGCGTCACCTGGGCTCCCGCGGCTACAAGGCCAAGGTCACGTCCTCGACGCCGGGGATCTACCAGATCGACTACCACCACACCGAGCGCCCGCTGGTGTCGGTGATCGTGCCGGCCGGCAACGACCTGCCTGCCTTGCAGCGTTGCCTGGAAGGCGTGCTGCTGCGTACCCGCTATCACCATTACGAGATCCTGGTGGCCGCGACGGCGCAGCAGTCGGCCGAGGTCAATGACTGGCTGGGCGCCTATCGGCATCCGAAGGTCCAGGTGCTGCGCGCCGAGCAGCCGTTGAACGGGCCGGCACTGATCAATGCCGCCAGCCGTCAGGCCCAGGGTGAATACCTGGTGCTGCTTGCCGCCGATGCGGAAGTGGTCAACCCGAACTGGCTCGACTCGCTGCTCAACCACGCGCTGCGTCCGGAAGTCGGCGTGGTCGGCCCGAAACTGGTGGACCGCGACGGCAAGGTCAGCCAGGCGGGCTTGATCCTCGGCCTGAACGGCGGAGTCGGTTCGGCTTTCATCGGCGAGAAGCACGACGCCGACGGTTACCTGTACCGCCTGTCGGTGGAGCACGGCTATTCGGCGGTGTCGGGCGTTTGCCTGATGGTGCGCAAGGCGCTGTTCGATGGCCTGGACGGTCTGGACGACGCCACCTTCGCGGACGGCTTCAGCGACGTCGACCTGTGCCTGAAAGCGGGGCAGGCCGGCTACCTCACCGTGTGGACGCCGTCGGTGCAGGTGCTGCATCCGGGCCAACTGCCCCAGGCGCCGCAAGCGCTTGAGGCGCTGCGGGAAAAATGGTCCGCGGCCTTCGCCGCGGATCAGGCCTACAACGCGAACCTGAGCCTGACCGGCAAAGGCTATACCCTCAACGAAAGCGCTTCGCCGGACTGGGCGCAACTGCTTGCCTAA
- a CDS encoding cephalosporin hydroxylase family protein — MTDNSINKAFEAECREQIAQQGDDQKLTGLARDFFNESAKHKYSYHFSWMGRPIIQLPQDMMAMQEIIWQVKPDLVIECGIAHGGSIIYYASLLELQGHGEVLGVDLDIRPHNREAIESHPMSKRISMIEGSSIDPEIAAKVRAAAEGKKVILVLDSNHTHDHVLEELRLYAPLVSVDSYCVVMDTVVEDMPADFFPDRPWGPGDNPKTAVWKYLEENKDFEIDVQLQNKLLITVAPDGYLRRVR, encoded by the coding sequence ATGACCGACAACAGCATCAACAAAGCCTTCGAAGCCGAGTGCCGCGAGCAGATCGCCCAGCAAGGCGACGACCAGAAACTCACTGGCCTGGCCCGGGATTTCTTCAATGAATCGGCCAAGCACAAGTACAGCTACCACTTCTCGTGGATGGGCCGCCCGATCATCCAGCTGCCGCAAGACATGATGGCGATGCAGGAGATCATCTGGCAGGTCAAGCCGGACCTGGTCATCGAGTGCGGCATCGCCCACGGCGGTTCGATCATCTACTACGCCTCGCTGCTGGAACTGCAAGGCCACGGCGAAGTGCTGGGCGTCGACCTGGACATCCGCCCGCACAACCGCGAAGCCATCGAGAGCCACCCGATGAGCAAGCGCATCTCCATGATCGAAGGTTCGAGCATCGACCCTGAGATCGCCGCCAAGGTGCGCGCCGCCGCCGAAGGCAAGAAAGTGATCCTGGTGCTGGACTCCAACCACACCCACGACCACGTGCTCGAAGAGCTGCGCCTGTACGCGCCGCTGGTCTCCGTGGACAGCTACTGCGTGGTGATGGACACCGTGGTCGAAGACATGCCGGCCGACTTCTTCCCGGACCGTCCGTGGGGCCCGGGCGACAACCCGAAGACCGCCGTGTGGAAATACCTGGAAGAGAACAAGGATTTCGAGATCGACGTTCAGTTGCAGAACAAGCTGCTGATCACCGTGGCGCCGGACGGCTACCTGCGTCGCGTGCGTTAA
- a CDS encoding class I SAM-dependent methyltransferase: MRHELYRATDLPVLQNRTFADPESAKASARADMLLVQDERSGLIFNAAFDADKLSYDADYQNEQAHSGQFQKHLHDVEGIIAKHFKGQELIEVGCGKGYFLELLKGLGYRITGIDPAYEGDSADVIKAPFTRGLGLAADAVVLRHVLEHIQDPVSFLAVIAEANQGGQIYIEVPCFDWILEHRAWFDLFYEHVNYFRLDDLRRMFGTVHEAGHLFGGQYLYIVADLATLRLAPEQPVPRLALPDGFTASLERAVQIIQAAPGQGSAIWGASSKGVIYSLFLQRAGVAVDRVVDINPAKQGRYLPLSGARVSSPQEAMDALPEGANLFVMNSNYLEEIKRMTDGRYVYHAVDSASFQ; encoded by the coding sequence ATGAGGCATGAGTTGTACCGCGCCACCGACCTGCCGGTGCTGCAGAACCGCACCTTCGCCGATCCCGAGTCGGCGAAGGCATCGGCCCGCGCCGACATGCTGCTGGTCCAGGACGAGCGCAGCGGCCTGATCTTCAACGCGGCGTTCGACGCCGACAAGCTCAGCTACGACGCCGACTACCAGAACGAGCAGGCCCATTCCGGCCAGTTCCAGAAGCACCTGCACGACGTCGAAGGCATCATCGCCAAGCACTTCAAGGGGCAGGAGCTGATCGAGGTCGGCTGCGGCAAGGGCTACTTCCTTGAGCTGCTCAAGGGCCTGGGCTACCGCATCACCGGCATCGACCCGGCCTACGAAGGCGACAGCGCCGACGTGATCAAAGCCCCGTTCACCCGCGGCCTGGGCCTGGCGGCGGACGCCGTGGTGCTGCGCCACGTGCTGGAGCACATCCAGGATCCGGTGAGCTTTCTGGCGGTGATCGCCGAAGCCAACCAGGGCGGGCAGATCTATATCGAAGTGCCGTGCTTCGACTGGATCCTCGAACACCGCGCCTGGTTCGACCTGTTCTACGAGCACGTCAATTATTTCCGCCTCGACGACCTGCGCCGGATGTTCGGCACCGTGCACGAGGCCGGCCACCTGTTCGGCGGCCAATACCTGTACATCGTCGCCGACCTGGCCACGCTGCGCCTGGCCCCGGAGCAACCGGTGCCGCGCCTGGCCCTGCCGGACGGCTTCACCGCGAGCCTTGAGCGCGCGGTGCAGATCATCCAGGCCGCGCCCGGACAGGGTTCGGCGATCTGGGGTGCGTCCTCCAAAGGCGTGATCTATTCGCTGTTCCTGCAAAGGGCGGGCGTGGCGGTGGATCGCGTGGTGGACATCAACCCGGCCAAGCAGGGGCGCTACCTGCCCCTGAGCGGCGCGCGGGTATCCTCGCCGCAAGAAGCCATGGACGCCTTGCCCGAAGGCGCCAACCTGTTTGTGATGAATTCCAATTACCTCGAAGAGATCAAGCGGATGACCGATGGGCGCTACGTCTATCACGCCGTTGACAGCGCTTCGTTCCAGTGA
- a CDS encoding NAD-dependent epimerase/dehydratase family protein, whose amino-acid sequence MKVLVTGATGFVGRHLVAALLARGCTVRAVARDAQKAADMPWINDVEFVSADIHAADLNIGALTEGVDALAHLAWPGLPNYRALFHFEHNLMADYRFVKSVVEAGVKQVLVTGTCFEYGMQSGPLSERNDAQPTNPYGLAKHTLHLFLQNLQQEYPFTLQWVRLFYLHGEGQNPNSLLAALDRAIDAGEPTFNMSAGEQLRDFLAIETAAAHLAAILHKRDFDGTLNCASGQPVSVRALVEQRVRERGASIGLNLGHYPYPTHEPMAFWAVTERLQQLLGDRHEA is encoded by the coding sequence GTGAAGGTCCTGGTCACCGGAGCCACCGGCTTCGTCGGTCGTCACCTGGTCGCGGCGCTGCTGGCCCGCGGCTGCACGGTGCGGGCGGTGGCGCGTGATGCACAGAAAGCTGCGGATATGCCGTGGATCAATGACGTCGAGTTCGTCAGCGCGGATATTCACGCAGCGGACCTGAACATCGGCGCGCTGACCGAAGGTGTCGATGCCCTCGCGCACCTGGCCTGGCCGGGGTTGCCGAACTACCGCGCGCTGTTCCATTTCGAACATAACCTGATGGCCGACTACCGCTTCGTCAAAAGCGTGGTGGAGGCGGGCGTGAAGCAAGTGCTGGTGACCGGCACCTGCTTCGAATACGGCATGCAGAGCGGCCCGCTGAGCGAACGGAACGATGCGCAGCCGACCAACCCCTACGGGCTGGCCAAGCATACGCTGCACCTGTTTCTGCAGAATTTGCAGCAGGAATATCCGTTCACTCTGCAATGGGTGCGGCTGTTCTACCTGCACGGCGAAGGGCAGAACCCCAACAGTCTGCTGGCGGCGCTGGACCGGGCGATCGATGCGGGTGAGCCCACGTTCAACATGTCGGCCGGTGAACAGTTACGGGATTTTCTGGCGATTGAAACCGCCGCCGCGCATCTCGCCGCGATCCTGCACAAACGCGATTTCGACGGCACGCTCAACTGCGCCAGCGGCCAACCGGTTTCGGTGCGTGCACTGGTCGAGCAGCGCGTGCGCGAGCGCGGCGCGTCCATCGGCCTGAACCTGGGTCACTACCCGTACCCGACCCACGAGCCGATGGCGTTCTGGGCGGTGACCGAGCGTCTGCAACAGTTACTGGGAGACCGCCATGAGGCATGA
- a CDS encoding class I SAM-dependent methyltransferase, protein MNCRGCAAPLSLPLIDLGTSPPSNAYVHADRLEQAEQWVPLKVAVCQQCWLVQTEDYTSADSLFDAEYAYFSSFSSTWLAHAERYVAEMAERFGLNADSRVVEVAANDGYLLQYVAGRGIPCLGVEPTRSTAQAAREKGLEIRELFFGRDTAAQLKADGWAADLMAANNVLAHVPDINDFLGGFAALLKPTGVATFEFPQLLTLMAGAQFDTLYHEHYSYLSLTAVQTLCERNGLEVFDVSQLSTHGGSLRVFVQRRDGERRAVQPAVQQQLQAELDAGVKTAGYYATLAPAAERIKHDLLRFLLKAKADGKRVVGYGAAAKGNTLLNYAGVKPDLLAWVADANPHKQGKLLPGSRIPIVAPERIDLEKPDYVLVLPWNLLHEVSQQLAHVRQWDGRFVIAVPEMKVL, encoded by the coding sequence ATGAATTGCCGTGGGTGCGCCGCACCGCTGAGCCTGCCGCTGATCGACCTCGGCACCTCGCCGCCGTCCAACGCCTACGTGCATGCCGACCGCCTGGAGCAGGCCGAGCAATGGGTGCCGCTGAAGGTCGCCGTGTGCCAGCAATGCTGGCTGGTGCAGACCGAGGACTACACCTCCGCCGACAGCCTGTTCGACGCCGAGTACGCCTATTTCAGTTCGTTCTCCAGCACCTGGCTGGCCCATGCCGAGCGTTATGTGGCCGAGATGGCCGAGCGCTTCGGCCTGAACGCCGACAGCCGGGTGGTGGAAGTCGCCGCCAACGACGGCTACCTGCTGCAGTACGTGGCCGGTCGCGGCATTCCGTGCCTGGGCGTCGAGCCGACCCGCAGCACCGCCCAGGCAGCGCGGGAAAAGGGCCTGGAGATCCGTGAGCTGTTCTTCGGCCGCGACACCGCCGCGCAACTGAAGGCCGACGGCTGGGCCGCCGACCTGATGGCCGCCAACAACGTGCTGGCCCATGTGCCGGACATCAACGATTTCCTCGGCGGTTTCGCCGCGTTGCTCAAGCCCACCGGCGTGGCCACGTTCGAGTTCCCGCAACTGCTGACGCTGATGGCCGGCGCGCAGTTCGACACGCTGTATCACGAGCACTATTCCTACCTGTCCCTGACCGCCGTGCAGACCCTGTGCGAGCGCAACGGCCTGGAAGTGTTCGACGTCAGCCAACTGAGCACCCATGGCGGTTCGCTGCGGGTGTTCGTGCAGCGCCGGGACGGCGAGCGACGCGCCGTGCAGCCGGCGGTGCAGCAGCAGTTGCAGGCCGAGCTCGACGCCGGGGTGAAGACCGCCGGCTACTACGCGACGCTGGCGCCCGCCGCCGAACGCATCAAGCACGACTTGCTGCGCTTCCTGCTCAAGGCCAAGGCCGACGGCAAGCGCGTGGTCGGCTACGGCGCGGCAGCCAAGGGCAACACGCTGCTCAACTACGCCGGGGTCAAGCCCGACCTGCTGGCCTGGGTGGCCGACGCCAACCCGCACAAGCAGGGCAAGCTGTTGCCGGGCAGCCGCATTCCGATCGTGGCGCCTGAGCGGATCGACCTCGAGAAACCGGACTACGTGCTGGTGCTGCCGTGGAACCTGCTGCACGAAGTCAGCCAGCAACTGGCGCATGTGCGTCAGTGGGACGGACGCTTCGTGATCGCCGTGCCGGAGATGAAAGTCCTGTGA
- the rfbC gene encoding dTDP-4-dehydrorhamnose 3,5-epimerase, protein MSEFSLQALPLAGLFNVRHKRFEDQRGHFARLFCEGSLSAFGREFHIRQINHSCTREKGSVRGLHYQNAHAPEAKLITCVRGEVWDVAVDLRPDSETFLHWHAEHLKAGDGRSLLIPAGFAHGFQTLTDDAELLYLHSADYAPEHEGGLSVNDPRLAIAWPLPVNNLSARDSSHPALDQHFAGVRL, encoded by the coding sequence GTGAGCGAATTCTCCTTGCAGGCCCTGCCGCTGGCCGGGCTGTTCAACGTCCGCCACAAGCGCTTCGAAGACCAGCGCGGGCACTTCGCCCGGCTGTTCTGCGAGGGCAGCCTGAGCGCGTTCGGCCGTGAGTTCCATATCCGTCAGATCAACCATTCCTGCACCCGCGAGAAGGGCAGCGTGCGCGGCCTGCATTACCAGAACGCCCACGCGCCGGAAGCCAAGCTGATCACCTGCGTGCGCGGTGAGGTGTGGGACGTGGCGGTGGATCTGCGCCCGGACTCCGAGACCTTCCTGCACTGGCACGCCGAACACCTGAAGGCCGGCGACGGCCGCAGCCTGCTGATCCCGGCCGGCTTCGCCCACGGCTTCCAGACCCTGACCGACGACGCCGAACTGCTTTACCTGCACAGCGCCGACTACGCGCCGGAGCACGAGGGCGGGCTGTCGGTGAACGATCCGCGGCTGGCCATCGCCTGGCCGTTGCCTGTCAATAATTTGTCGGCGCGGGACTCCAGCCATCCCGCGCTCGATCAACACTTCGCTGGAGTGCGTCTATGA
- the rfbG gene encoding CDP-glucose 4,6-dehydratase has protein sequence MEAMGLSPEFWRGKRVLVTGHTGFKGSWLTLWLQSLGAQVSGFALDPATEPNLFELARVHEGINDQRGDLRDLGALLETIADTEPEIVLHLAAQPLVREGYRDPLGTYSSNVMGTLNLLEAIRQVGCVRACVLVTTDKVYANKEWLWPYREDEALGGHDPYSSSKACCELLAQSYAASFFPADKYAEHGLALATARAGNVLGGGDFAPERLIPDVLKAWSADEPVTLRYPQAVRPWQHALEPLAGYLQLAAGLYEEGPEYAGAWNFGPGEADMCSVGEVVELLANRWPQARGLRIEPSELHEAGLLRLDSSRARQVLGWQPRWSLQQCLTQTLDWHLAWQNGDDMRRVSLGQLNLYRGAL, from the coding sequence ATGGAAGCAATGGGCCTGAGTCCGGAGTTCTGGCGCGGCAAGCGGGTTCTGGTCACCGGCCACACCGGTTTCAAGGGCAGCTGGCTGACCCTGTGGCTGCAAAGCCTGGGCGCGCAGGTCAGCGGCTTCGCCCTCGACCCGGCGACCGAACCGAACCTGTTCGAACTGGCGCGGGTGCACGAAGGCATCAACGATCAGCGCGGCGACCTGCGCGACCTGGGCGCCTTGCTGGAAACCATCGCCGACACCGAGCCTGAGATCGTCCTGCACCTGGCGGCCCAGCCGTTGGTGCGCGAAGGCTACCGCGATCCGCTGGGTACCTATTCCAGCAACGTCATGGGCACCCTCAACCTGCTCGAAGCGATCCGTCAGGTCGGCTGCGTGCGGGCCTGCGTGCTGGTGACCACCGACAAGGTCTACGCCAACAAGGAATGGCTGTGGCCCTACCGCGAGGACGAAGCCCTCGGCGGCCACGACCCTTACAGCAGCAGCAAGGCCTGCTGCGAACTGTTGGCGCAATCTTACGCGGCGTCGTTCTTCCCGGCGGACAAGTACGCCGAACACGGTCTGGCCCTGGCTACGGCGCGTGCGGGCAATGTGCTGGGCGGCGGCGATTTCGCCCCTGAACGGCTGATTCCCGATGTACTGAAAGCCTGGTCGGCCGACGAGCCGGTGACCCTGCGCTACCCGCAGGCCGTGCGCCCGTGGCAGCACGCGCTGGAGCCGCTGGCCGGCTACCTGCAACTGGCGGCCGGCCTCTACGAAGAGGGCCCGGAGTACGCAGGCGCGTGGAACTTCGGCCCGGGCGAGGCGGACATGTGCAGCGTCGGCGAAGTGGTGGAACTGCTCGCCAACCGCTGGCCCCAGGCCCGTGGCCTGCGCATCGAGCCGAGCGAGCTGCACGAGGCCGGCCTGCTGCGCCTGGACAGCAGCCGCGCCCGTCAGGTGCTGGGCTGGCAGCCGCGCTGGAGCTTGCAGCAATGCCTGACCCAGACCCTCGACTGGCACCTGGCGTGGCAGAACGGCGATGACATGCGCCGGGTCTCCCTCGGCCAGCTGAACCTGTACCGGGGCGCGCTGTGA